One region of Natronorubrum aibiense genomic DNA includes:
- a CDS encoding GTPBP1 family GTP-binding protein, translating to MSRDRALLKRALDRGEQDGGNVEFKERLSRDVHLEGGRRESLAAQLRHRLLSGDGEATYVVGVTDDGGLAGIDPDTFAETMDVLSLLAEEADAHIDDVQTWGVNDGLVGIAMIQEGGVLETDDEHVVVGTAGHVDHGKSTLVGSLVTGTPDDGDGATRSFLDVQPHEVERGLSADLSYAVYGFDDDGPIRVRNPNRKADRAAVVEEADRLVSFVDTVGHEPWLRTTIRGLVGQKLDYGLLVVAADDGPTRTTREHLGVLLATDLPTIVAITKTDAVSDDRVEEVEREVERLLREVDKSPLRVARHGVDAAIDEIGERVVPIVETSAITMDGLETLDELFDRLPKTSQDTGEFRMYVDRSYSVTGVGAVASGTVMSGEVEAGDELLLGPMPDGRFQEVEVRSIEMHYHRVDKAQAGRIVGIALKGIRESAIERGMVLLPRDADPDPVREFEAEVMVLNHPTRIGDGYEPVVHLETIGEAAVFSPENGRLLPGDTGETTVRFKFRPYLVEEGQKFVFREGRSKGVGTVINVPSSE from the coding sequence ATGAGCCGTGACCGGGCTCTTCTCAAGCGAGCCCTGGACCGTGGCGAACAGGACGGTGGCAACGTCGAATTCAAGGAGCGGCTCTCACGAGACGTCCACCTCGAGGGTGGACGTCGGGAGAGTCTAGCTGCACAGCTCCGTCACCGACTGCTCTCGGGCGATGGCGAAGCGACGTACGTCGTTGGCGTAACGGACGACGGCGGCCTCGCCGGGATCGACCCGGATACGTTCGCCGAGACGATGGACGTTCTTTCGCTGCTCGCCGAGGAAGCCGACGCGCATATCGACGACGTCCAGACGTGGGGCGTTAACGACGGCCTCGTCGGTATCGCGATGATTCAGGAAGGTGGCGTCCTCGAGACGGACGACGAACACGTCGTCGTCGGCACGGCGGGCCACGTTGACCACGGCAAGAGTACGCTCGTCGGTTCGCTCGTTACCGGCACGCCCGACGACGGCGACGGCGCGACGCGCAGCTTCCTCGACGTCCAACCCCACGAGGTCGAACGCGGACTCTCGGCCGACCTCTCGTATGCCGTCTACGGCTTCGACGACGACGGTCCGATCCGAGTCCGGAACCCGAACCGCAAGGCGGATCGGGCGGCAGTCGTCGAAGAAGCCGATCGCCTCGTCTCGTTTGTCGACACCGTTGGCCACGAGCCGTGGCTCCGGACGACCATCCGTGGCCTCGTCGGTCAGAAACTCGACTACGGCCTGCTCGTCGTCGCCGCCGACGACGGCCCAACTCGAACCACGCGCGAACACCTCGGCGTCTTGCTCGCCACCGACCTCCCAACGATCGTCGCGATCACGAAAACCGACGCCGTCAGCGACGACCGCGTCGAGGAGGTCGAACGCGAGGTCGAGCGACTCCTCCGCGAAGTCGACAAATCGCCGCTTCGAGTCGCTCGTCACGGCGTCGACGCCGCCATCGACGAGATCGGCGAGCGTGTCGTTCCGATCGTCGAAACGAGCGCAATCACGATGGACGGCCTCGAGACGCTCGACGAACTGTTCGATCGTCTGCCCAAGACCTCCCAAGATACCGGCGAGTTCCGGATGTACGTCGATCGGAGCTACTCGGTCACCGGCGTCGGCGCGGTCGCCTCGGGGACGGTGATGTCCGGCGAGGTCGAAGCCGGCGACGAACTCCTGCTCGGTCCCATGCCCGACGGCCGATTCCAGGAAGTCGAAGTTCGATCGATCGAGATGCACTACCACCGCGTCGACAAGGCCCAGGCGGGTCGAATCGTCGGGATCGCGCTCAAAGGCATCAGAGAGAGCGCCATCGAACGCGGGATGGTTCTGTTGCCACGCGACGCCGACCCCGACCCGGTCCGGGAGTTCGAAGCCGAAGTCATGGTGCTCAACCACCCCACCCGGATCGGCGACGGCTACGAACCTGTCGTCCACCTCGAGACGATCGGCGAGGCTGCCGTGTTCTCCCCCGAAAACGGTCGCCTCCTGCCGGGCGACACCGGCGAAACGACGGTCCGGTTCAAGTTCCGTCCGTATCTCGTCGAGGAGGGTCAGAAGTTCGTCTTCCGCGAGGGCCGAAGCAAGGGGGTCGGGACGGTCATCAACGTCCCTTCGAGCGAGTAA
- the mch gene encoding methenyltetrahydromethanopterin cyclohydrolase, producing MESLNRMAIELVDEALEYAEELNIGGYDLDNEATVLDFGLEFDGGIEAGLLLTEIQTAGMATPSHQLGELGGAPIPYVELSTDQPALSLLCSQKAGWELTTEDFEGLGSGPARALVAEESEFRRVGYTDAFDLTSLAIETEQEPTEAAAEQVADLAEVETSSVFLLAYPTASLVGSLTNAARTAELATFRLSELGYDPMDIVSATGRAPVAPVADDEQTAIARTNDAIAYGGTAHLTVREDADIFDSVPSTAAEGHGRPFGEIFDDLEWDFAEVPSDLFAPAKVTIDVVGGPTYVYGETDEQLLVESFGL from the coding sequence ATGGAAAGTCTCAATCGGATGGCGATCGAGCTGGTCGACGAAGCCCTCGAGTACGCCGAGGAGTTGAACATCGGCGGCTACGATCTGGACAACGAGGCGACGGTTCTCGACTTCGGCCTCGAGTTCGACGGCGGAATCGAAGCGGGGCTGTTGTTGACGGAGATCCAGACGGCGGGAATGGCGACGCCGAGTCACCAGCTCGGCGAACTCGGCGGCGCGCCGATCCCGTACGTCGAACTCTCGACCGACCAGCCGGCGCTGTCGCTGCTTTGCTCGCAGAAGGCGGGCTGGGAGCTGACGACCGAGGATTTCGAGGGACTCGGAAGCGGTCCCGCGCGGGCGCTGGTTGCCGAGGAATCGGAGTTCCGCCGCGTCGGCTACACTGACGCATTCGATCTGACGTCGCTGGCCATCGAAACGGAGCAAGAGCCGACCGAAGCCGCCGCCGAACAGGTCGCTGACCTCGCTGAAGTCGAGACCAGCAGCGTCTTCCTGCTCGCGTATCCGACCGCGAGTCTCGTCGGGAGTCTTACGAACGCCGCCCGCACAGCCGAACTCGCGACGTTCCGTCTCTCGGAACTGGGCTACGATCCGATGGATATCGTCTCGGCGACGGGTCGAGCGCCGGTCGCGCCGGTCGCTGACGACGAACAGACCGCAATCGCGCGCACGAACGACGCCATCGCCTACGGCGGTACGGCACACCTGACGGTCCGAGAGGATGCGGATATCTTCGATTCGGTGCCGTCGACGGCCGCCGAGGGTCACGGCCGCCCGTTCGGGGAGATCTTCGACGATCTCGAGTGGGACTTCGCGGAAGTCCCGTCGGATCTCTTCGCGCCCGCAAAGGTAACGATCGACGTCGTCGGCGGCCCGACGTACGTCTACGGCGAGACGGACGAACAGCTCCTCGTCGAGTCGTTCGGACTGTAA
- a CDS encoding heavy-metal-associated domain-containing protein, with translation MEQTTLEVTGMACDGCEANVTEALEALEGVAEVTADHEADEVRVEHDETHVDEATISKTVEDAGYDVAA, from the coding sequence ATGGAACAGACAACACTCGAGGTAACCGGGATGGCATGTGACGGCTGTGAGGCGAACGTGACCGAGGCGCTCGAGGCACTCGAGGGGGTCGCCGAGGTGACGGCGGACCACGAGGCAGACGAGGTGCGCGTCGAACACGACGAAACGCACGTCGACGAGGCGACGATCAGCAAGACGGTCGAAGACGCAGGCTACGACGTGGCAGCCTGA